The DNA segment CCCTACCTGCAAAAAATTATTTGAGCTGACAAAACAGGCCGTTGGCGAGCTTGGTTTGAAGATAGAAGTGGAATATATTACCGACATTCAAAAAATTGTTGCCATGGGTGTAATGTCCAGCCCGATTTTAGCCGTAAATGGAAAACCGATTATAGATGGCTTGTTGCTTGAGATTAAAAAAATTAAAAATGTAATCAAGGAAAACATAAAAGAATAAAAATATTTTATGGATATTTTTTACCCTATAAAATTATTGGTTGATTGGCTTACATACAGCGTTTTCCACTTAGCGGCAAAAACTATTTTTGCCGAATCGATAAACTTTTTTATCTACGACACGATAAAAATTTTTATTTTACTGGTGGTTATTATTTTTGCCGTCTCAATTATCAGATCGTTTTTGCCGCCGGAAAAAGTCCGCAATATTTTATCAAGAAAAAATAAATACCTCGGCAATTTTCTTGCCGCAACGCTGGGAATTATTACGCCATTTTGCTCTTGTAGTGCCGTTCCGTTATTTTTAGGGTTTGTAGAGGCGGGCGTTCCGCTTGGCGTTACTTTTTCGTTTCTTGTCGCTTCGCCAATGATTAACGAAATCGCCTTAGTTCTTCTTCTGGGAATGTTTGGGTGGAAAGTCGCTTTAATTTATATTGTTAGCGGTTTAATAATCGCGATTTTCTCGGGTATTGCCATTGATAAATTAAAAGTTGAAAATTTGGTTGAAAATTTTGTTTTCAAAAATATTCCAAAAAATTCGAAAAATGGGAGTTAAGGGAAAATTCGGGTGCTTAAAAATTTGATTTTTGTTCATACCTTAGATAAAATGCCAGTATAATTTACAACTAATCGTAAATCTAAGAGTATGCTATATAAAAAAATGTCCAGTTTGCCAAGCGTCGAAAGTGATTAGAAAAGGAAAACGACGCGATGTTCAGAGGTATCAGTGTGTTGCCTGCGGAGCCAATTTTCAAAACAAAAGACGAAAACAAAAATTGCTCGATAAAATTCAGAACGAATATATTTTTAGCCGCCAGACCGCCCAAGACCTGGGTGAAAAATACCATCGGAGCCGAAAGTGGGTTTTACAGCAATTGAAGGAGGTTAATGGCGACGATAGTAATATCATCA comes from the Patescibacteria group bacterium genome and includes:
- a CDS encoding permease translates to MDIFYPIKLLVDWLTYSVFHLAAKTIFAESINFFIYDTIKIFILLVVIIFAVSIIRSFLPPEKVRNILSRKNKYLGNFLAATLGIITPFCSCSAVPLFLGFVEAGVPLGVTFSFLVASPMINEIALVLLLGMFGWKVALIYIVSGLIIAIFSGIAIDKLKVENLVENFVFKNIPKNSKNGS
- a CDS encoding thioredoxin family protein, with translation MENKIMSIQVLGSGCPTCKKLFELTKQAVGELGLKIEVEYITDIQKIVAMGVMSSPILAVNGKPIIDGLLLEIKKIKNVIKENIKE